One segment of Deinococcus sp. Leaf326 DNA contains the following:
- a CDS encoding [LysW]-aminoadipate kinase — translation MIVVKVGGSAGIDYDAVCADLSTRVQAGEKFILVHGGSGETNRVAEALGHPPRFVTSPSGYTSRFTDRQTLEIFEMVYCGKMNKGIVERLQRLGVNAVGLSGLDGRIFEGRHKDSVRAVENGKVKVLRGDHTGTVEKVNTGLLELLLNAGYLPVLTPPAASYEGVAINVDGDRAAAALAVAMKADALLLLSNVPGLLRNYPDESSLIREIPAADVESYLEFAQDRMKKKVLGAAEAVAGGVGRVIFGDARAGQPVSAALAGAGTVVS, via the coding sequence ATGATCGTGGTGAAGGTCGGCGGGAGCGCCGGAATCGACTATGACGCGGTGTGCGCTGACCTGAGCACCCGCGTGCAGGCCGGCGAGAAGTTCATTCTGGTACACGGCGGCAGCGGCGAGACGAACCGTGTGGCCGAGGCGCTGGGGCACCCGCCCCGTTTCGTGACCAGCCCCAGCGGGTATACCTCACGCTTCACCGACCGCCAGACCCTCGAAATCTTCGAGATGGTGTACTGCGGCAAGATGAACAAGGGGATCGTCGAGCGCCTTCAGCGCCTCGGCGTGAACGCGGTCGGCCTGTCGGGCCTCGACGGCCGCATCTTCGAGGGCCGGCACAAGGACTCGGTGCGCGCCGTCGAGAACGGCAAGGTCAAGGTCCTGCGCGGCGACCACACCGGCACGGTCGAGAAGGTGAACACCGGACTGCTGGAACTGCTCCTGAACGCCGGCTACCTGCCGGTCCTGACGCCGCCCGCCGCGAGCTACGAGGGTGTGGCGATTAACGTGGACGGCGACCGCGCCGCTGCCGCACTGGCCGTGGCCATGAAGGCCGACGCCCTGCTGCTGCTCTCGAACGTGCCGGGCCTGCTGCGCAACTACCCCGACGAGTCCAGCCTGATCCGCGAGATTCCGGCCGCCGACGTGGAGAGCTACCTGGAGTTCGCGCAGGACCGCATGAAGAAGAAGGTGCTGGGCGCCGCCGAGGCGGTCGCGGGCGGTGTGGGGCGCGTGATCTTTGGGGACGCCCGCGCGGGGCAGCCGGTGAGCGCCGCACTCGCGGGCGCCGGCACGGTGGTGAGCTGA
- a CDS encoding sugar ABC transporter substrate-binding protein, producing the protein MKKFLITAALLAASTAAAQKTQLEFWTISLAPLFNDEMNRLVTQFEKENPNVELKWVDVPANAMEQKLLAAVASGRPPAAVNLSSDMVVKLSEQGALSPMTLTDAQKKLYFANTLSTFTIDGKVVGVPWYWSPKVVAYNTDIFKKAGLDPNNPPRTIQTLMAAAKQIKDKTGMYGFMPNINGINMLYLFQEAGLPVLDKAGAKAVFNSPQHIALVQQYVDLYKKGYIPEDTMRRGYTAATELYSAGKLGMLITGPQFILRVENDNKDVYGKTKVAPYPINIAGNVIHTGLMGFTVPKGVRDPAAAQKLALFLTNDVNQLAFSRATKTTFPSTVKASTDKFFKQGGSDAVSQGRLVASTELKKAKDLTLVYPDASKLNKVFKDNIEAAMAGTKTVKAAMDDIVKSWNASL; encoded by the coding sequence ATGAAGAAGTTTCTCATTACCGCTGCCCTACTCGCCGCCAGCACCGCCGCCGCCCAGAAGACCCAGCTGGAATTCTGGACCATCAGCCTCGCGCCCCTGTTCAACGACGAGATGAACCGGCTGGTCACGCAGTTCGAGAAGGAAAATCCGAACGTGGAGCTCAAATGGGTGGACGTGCCCGCCAACGCGATGGAGCAAAAGCTCCTGGCCGCCGTCGCCTCGGGTCGCCCGCCCGCCGCCGTGAACCTGTCGTCGGACATGGTCGTCAAGCTCTCCGAGCAGGGCGCCCTCTCGCCCATGACCCTGACCGACGCCCAGAAGAAGCTGTACTTCGCCAACACCCTCTCGACCTTCACCATTGACGGCAAGGTCGTGGGCGTGCCGTGGTACTGGTCGCCTAAGGTGGTTGCCTACAACACCGACATCTTCAAGAAGGCGGGACTGGACCCCAACAACCCCCCGCGCACCATCCAGACGCTGATGGCCGCCGCCAAGCAGATCAAGGACAAGACCGGCATGTACGGTTTCATGCCGAACATCAACGGCATCAACATGCTGTACCTGTTCCAGGAAGCGGGTCTGCCGGTGCTCGACAAGGCCGGCGCCAAGGCCGTGTTCAACAGCCCGCAGCACATCGCGCTCGTGCAGCAGTACGTCGACCTGTACAAGAAGGGCTATATCCCCGAGGACACCATGCGCCGGGGCTACACGGCCGCCACCGAGCTGTATTCGGCCGGCAAGCTGGGGATGCTCATCACGGGGCCGCAGTTCATCCTGCGCGTCGAGAACGACAACAAAGACGTATACGGCAAGACGAAGGTCGCGCCCTATCCCATCAACATCGCGGGCAACGTCATCCACACGGGCCTGATGGGTTTCACCGTACCCAAGGGCGTGCGTGACCCGGCCGCCGCCCAGAAGCTCGCGCTGTTCCTGACGAACGACGTCAACCAGCTCGCCTTCTCGCGCGCCACCAAGACGACCTTCCCGAGCACGGTGAAGGCCAGCACCGACAAGTTCTTCAAGCAGGGGGGCAGCGACGCCGTGAGCCAGGGCCGCCTGGTCGCCAGCACCGAGTTGAAGAAGGCCAAGGACCTGACCCTGGTGTATCCCGACGCCAGCAAACTGAACAAGGTCTTCAAGGACAACATCGAGGCCGCGATGGCCGGCACCAAGACCGTCAAGGCTGCGATGGACGACATCGTGAAGTCCTGGAACGCGAGCCTGTAA
- a CDS encoding DinB family protein — MTEISRPQPGEYSAFHARYVALVPEDDLLAAMLTQEAVTTAALNAYAAAPDHIYAPGKWTVRQVLGHMTDVERVFGSRLLFIARGDPARLPGFEQDDWMRSADFGRYALPDLLAEFGAVRRSHLSLLRHLSPGDWTRRGVVGDQEFTVRALARMLLGHERAHLEVLCGRYGPVQPG, encoded by the coding sequence ATGACCGAGATCAGCCGCCCGCAGCCCGGCGAATACAGCGCCTTCCATGCCCGCTATGTGGCCCTGGTGCCCGAAGACGACCTGCTGGCGGCCATGCTGACCCAGGAAGCGGTGACCACTGCGGCCCTGAACGCCTATGCGGCCGCGCCGGACCACATTTACGCCCCCGGCAAGTGGACCGTGCGTCAGGTCCTGGGGCACATGACCGACGTGGAGCGGGTCTTCGGGAGCCGCCTGCTGTTCATTGCGCGCGGCGACCCCGCCCGGCTGCCCGGTTTCGAGCAGGACGACTGGATGCGTTCCGCCGACTTCGGGCGCTACGCCCTGCCCGACCTGCTGGCCGAATTCGGCGCGGTGCGGCGCTCGCACCTCTCACTGCTGCGCCACCTGTCGCCCGGCGACTGGACCCGGCGCGGCGTGGTGGGCGACCAGGAATTCACGGTGCGGGCGCTGGCACGGATGCTGCTGGGCCATGAACGGGCGCACCTGGAGGTGTTGTGCGGGAGGTACGGCCCGGTACAGCCAGGCTGA
- a CDS encoding S1 RNA-binding domain-containing protein, which produces MVQLDSGAVAEGRVTRVTDFGAFVQFENGETGLVHISQIAHSFVRNIHDHVREGENVEVKVLGRDERGRLDLSIKELLEEPEEIPRPRAIGRQSPQFEAKLRSFMRDAKERGPGAGGGGKKPASGGGKRKK; this is translated from the coding sequence TTGGTGCAGCTTGATTCGGGCGCGGTCGCAGAGGGCCGCGTTACGCGGGTGACCGATTTCGGCGCGTTCGTACAATTTGAGAACGGCGAAACGGGCCTGGTACACATCTCGCAGATCGCCCACTCATTCGTCCGGAACATTCACGACCATGTGCGTGAGGGCGAAAACGTCGAGGTCAAGGTCCTGGGCCGGGACGAACGGGGCCGCCTCGACCTCTCGATCAAGGAACTGCTTGAGGAACCCGAGGAGATTCCGCGTCCCCGGGCCATCGGCCGGCAGAGCCCCCAGTTCGAGGCCAAGCTGCGTTCGTTCATGCGCGACGCCAAGGAGCGTGGCCCCGGTGCGGGCGGCGGCGGCAAGAAGCCGGCCAGCGGCGGTGGCAAGCGCAAGAAGTAG
- a CDS encoding beta-N-acetylhexosaminidase: MNHLPFWPLLAALLAGAAQAAPVTLTPTAQARAQVPAATLVPTPQQASFPAGTLPLAGLGLKLVGTAPELGWAARDLRAEWQTRLGQTLADASGTGAAVTVGTLADPALAAKVQAAGLTASGPEGYVLWVEAGGAYVVGADARGAYAGAQTLRQLLTPQGLRFARISDRPGLSTRVAMIYLDSSSQGVNDRLIPMLAALKYNAVLVMSNYVQWDTARAGGFAHPGGATKAEARRVADLARSYGLEPIPLIETLGHTGWMFYGGKNLDLAQDPDSKEPYAYDTLNPATYSRVVVPILKEAVETFRPTRLHIGHDEVRNRDRFPARANGRAAGFEKLFVDDVLRLHGELKALNVGTMMWHDVAFSDSVIATLPARLPKDIQVAYWNYIPGTGSALLGQIKTLGFPVLGASWADPGNAEALAKGSVQAGAAGMIQTRWTGYFGNPSIWDGAANQGVAYVRGAAAFWNPAAPTLTGAEGLYRDLYQPTAYRAQTGYLADLTPLVTRPLTDEGKGWILKGPDTDLRNLPRGTTRIGAYTFAVSGAVMLRGSRAAAKDLPERVTVDLGRKADALAFLHTTGWTAALNREVVGRYEIEYADGRRLTQPLEYGRHIRAWTDTEATSMIPAPGWSGKTRDGLAVAVPVLEWINPRPEAVIKSVTLVSEGKGANPALLGLTLIGEGK; the protein is encoded by the coding sequence ATGAACCACCTGCCCTTCTGGCCCCTGCTTGCGGCCCTGCTGGCCGGCGCGGCGCAGGCGGCGCCCGTCACGCTGACGCCCACTGCCCAGGCCCGCGCGCAGGTCCCGGCCGCGACGCTGGTGCCCACGCCGCAGCAGGCAAGCTTTCCGGCCGGGACGCTGCCCCTGGCGGGCCTGGGCCTGAAGCTGGTCGGCACGGCGCCTGAACTCGGCTGGGCCGCCCGCGACCTGCGCGCCGAGTGGCAGACGCGGCTGGGTCAGACGTTGGCCGACGCTTCCGGCACCGGGGCCGCCGTTACGGTGGGCACGCTGGCCGACCCTGCCCTGGCCGCGAAGGTGCAGGCGGCCGGACTGACCGCCAGCGGTCCTGAGGGGTACGTGCTGTGGGTCGAGGCGGGGGGCGCATACGTGGTCGGCGCCGACGCGCGCGGGGCTTACGCGGGCGCACAGACGCTCCGGCAGCTCCTGACGCCTCAGGGCCTGCGCTTCGCACGCATCAGCGACCGGCCCGGTCTGTCCACACGCGTCGCCATGATCTACCTCGACAGCTCCAGCCAGGGCGTCAACGACCGCCTGATCCCGATGCTCGCGGCGCTGAAGTATAACGCCGTACTCGTCATGAGCAACTACGTGCAGTGGGACACGGCGCGTGCGGGCGGGTTCGCGCACCCCGGCGGCGCGACCAAGGCCGAGGCTCGGCGGGTGGCCGATCTGGCGCGCAGTTACGGCTTGGAACCCATTCCCCTCATCGAGACGCTGGGGCACACGGGCTGGATGTTCTACGGCGGCAAGAATCTCGATCTCGCCCAGGACCCTGACTCGAAGGAGCCCTACGCCTACGACACACTGAACCCGGCGACCTACTCACGGGTCGTCGTGCCCATCCTGAAAGAGGCGGTCGAGACCTTCCGGCCCACGCGGCTGCACATCGGCCATGACGAGGTACGCAACCGCGACCGCTTTCCGGCGCGCGCGAACGGCAGGGCCGCCGGCTTCGAGAAACTGTTCGTGGATGATGTTCTGCGGCTGCACGGCGAGCTGAAGGCCCTGAACGTCGGCACGATGATGTGGCACGACGTGGCCTTTTCCGACTCGGTGATCGCCACCCTGCCTGCCCGGTTGCCCAAAGACATCCAGGTGGCGTACTGGAACTACATTCCCGGCACCGGCAGCGCGCTGCTGGGCCAGATCAAGACGCTGGGCTTTCCGGTCCTGGGCGCGAGCTGGGCCGACCCCGGCAATGCCGAGGCGCTGGCGAAGGGCAGCGTGCAGGCGGGCGCGGCCGGTATGATCCAGACCCGCTGGACCGGCTACTTCGGCAACCCCAGCATCTGGGACGGTGCGGCGAACCAGGGCGTGGCCTACGTGCGCGGCGCCGCCGCCTTCTGGAACCCGGCGGCCCCCACCCTGACCGGGGCCGAGGGCCTGTACCGCGACCTCTACCAGCCCACGGCCTACCGCGCCCAGACCGGGTACCTCGCCGACCTGACGCCGCTGGTCACGCGCCCACTGACCGACGAGGGCAAGGGCTGGATTCTCAAGGGGCCGGACACCGACCTGCGGAACCTGCCACGCGGGACCACGCGCATCGGGGCTTACACCTTCGCCGTCTCGGGCGCGGTCATGCTGCGCGGGTCGCGCGCCGCTGCCAAAGACCTCCCCGAGCGCGTGACGGTGGACCTGGGGCGCAAGGCCGACGCCCTGGCCTTCCTGCACACGACCGGCTGGACCGCCGCGCTGAACCGTGAGGTCGTGGGGCGCTACGAGATCGAGTATGCCGACGGCCGTCGCCTCACCCAGCCTCTCGAATACGGCCGCCATATCCGCGCCTGGACCGACACTGAAGCCACGAGCATGATTCCGGCGCCCGGTTGGAGCGGCAAGACCCGCGACGGCCTCGCGGTTGCCGTGCCGGTGCTGGAGTGGATCAACCCTCGCCCCGAGGCCGTCATCAAGTCGGTCACTCTGGTGAGCGAGGGCAAGGGAGCCAACCCGGCGCTGCTGGGCCTGACCCTGATCGGGGAGGGGAAGTAG
- a CDS encoding S1C family serine protease has protein sequence MNRNLSLLALSGALALGGFVGYSINERSAAQTAQTQTTQPTAAQSATPRGQMVQTLAQTAPATSATYDNGRARTQSEANTVDVVKARQNGLVYISVTEKASGGAQAHLRDQLERQFGFGLPDGLGDGTDGGSQGDRQATGTGSGFFVNPQGDIITNNHVVEGASDITIRLHGSKQTYKARVVARAPDYDLALIRAEGLPSGAVQPMPLGNSDQLDVGLKAVAMGAPFNLDFSVSEGIISSLERTVPVGTKGVSQKVIQTDAAINPGNSGGPLLDSAGQVIGVNTQILTGGAGQSAGVGFAIPVNTVKTLLPKLQAGKGGVLQTPSLGIQFTDLSGLTSEQRAQAGLPATGALVQEVLPNSPAAAAGLRGGTSDGTGLSLNGDAGTGRGTSRSGGGQGDVLNTNGDVVTAIDGQPVTEGGDLQRAILGKQLGDSVRLTVRRGGQTREVTVNLKAFAFPNAQTAQDDGQ, from the coding sequence ATGAACAGGAACCTCTCCCTGCTGGCCCTGAGCGGCGCGCTCGCCCTCGGCGGTTTCGTCGGCTACAGCATCAACGAACGCAGCGCTGCCCAGACGGCCCAGACCCAGACCACGCAGCCGACGGCGGCTCAGAGCGCCACCCCCCGGGGCCAGATGGTCCAGACGCTGGCGCAGACCGCGCCGGCGACCTCCGCGACCTACGACAACGGCCGCGCGCGGACCCAGTCCGAGGCGAACACGGTGGACGTGGTCAAGGCGCGTCAGAACGGCCTGGTCTACATCAGCGTGACCGAGAAGGCGAGTGGGGGCGCGCAGGCGCATCTGCGCGACCAGCTCGAACGGCAGTTCGGCTTCGGCCTGCCGGACGGTCTGGGCGACGGAACGGACGGGGGTTCGCAGGGCGACAGGCAGGCGACCGGCACCGGCAGCGGGTTTTTCGTGAACCCGCAGGGCGACATCATCACCAACAACCACGTGGTCGAGGGCGCCAGCGACATCACCATCCGCCTGCACGGCAGCAAGCAGACCTACAAGGCCAGGGTTGTGGCGCGCGCCCCCGACTATGACCTCGCGCTCATCCGCGCCGAGGGTCTGCCGTCGGGGGCCGTGCAGCCCATGCCGCTGGGCAACAGTGACCAGCTCGACGTGGGCCTCAAGGCCGTGGCAATGGGCGCGCCCTTCAATCTCGATTTCAGCGTGTCCGAGGGCATCATCAGCAGTCTGGAGCGCACGGTGCCGGTGGGGACCAAAGGCGTGAGCCAGAAGGTCATCCAGACCGACGCGGCCATCAACCCCGGCAACAGCGGCGGCCCACTGCTCGACAGTGCCGGACAGGTGATCGGCGTGAACACCCAGATCCTGACCGGCGGCGCGGGCCAGAGTGCAGGCGTGGGCTTCGCTATTCCCGTGAACACGGTCAAGACCCTGCTGCCCAAGTTGCAGGCCGGCAAGGGCGGCGTTCTCCAGACGCCCAGCCTGGGCATCCAGTTTACCGACCTGAGCGGCCTGACAAGCGAACAGCGCGCCCAGGCGGGGCTGCCCGCGACCGGTGCCCTCGTGCAGGAGGTGCTGCCGAACAGCCCGGCGGCGGCGGCCGGTCTGCGGGGCGGCACGAGCGACGGCACCGGCCTCTCGCTGAACGGAGATGCAGGGACGGGGCGCGGCACTTCCCGCAGCGGGGGAGGGCAGGGGGATGTGCTGAACACCAACGGTGACGTCGTCACGGCCATCGACGGCCAGCCGGTCACCGAGGGCGGCGACCTGCAACGCGCGATCCTGGGCAAGCAACTCGGCGATTCCGTGCGCCTGACCGTGCGGCGCGGCGGTCAGACCCGTGAGGTCACTGTGAACCTCAAGGCCTTCGCCTTCCCGAATGCGCAGACGGCGCAGGACGACGGGCAGTAA
- a CDS encoding PleD family two-component system response regulator: MAYTILVADDEPAIRTMLEVILAADGHEIITVQDGKAALEYLQTHTPDAMLLDVRMPHMDGFEICSRVKRIKRLRNSPVLLLTGMDDEQTRDHARLVGADDVVHKPVSGKLLRGRVNQLIESRRSSPVT; the protein is encoded by the coding sequence ATGGCGTACACGATCCTCGTCGCAGACGATGAACCGGCGATCCGGACCATGCTGGAAGTCATCCTGGCGGCCGACGGACACGAGATCATCACGGTTCAGGACGGCAAGGCGGCCCTGGAATACCTTCAGACCCACACCCCCGACGCGATGCTGCTTGACGTGCGGATGCCGCACATGGACGGATTCGAGATCTGTTCACGGGTGAAGCGCATCAAGCGGCTCCGCAACTCGCCCGTGCTGCTGCTCACCGGGATGGACGACGAGCAGACCCGCGACCATGCCCGGCTCGTCGGCGCCGACGACGTCGTTCACAAACCGGTGTCGGGCAAGCTGCTGCGCGGCCGGGTCAACCAGCTCATCGAGAGCCGCCGCAGTTCACCCGTCACCTGA
- the nagZ gene encoding beta-N-acetylhexosaminidase: MTTPEPLPSPGALTMVDLPGPVLDADTAAHLRRWGVGAVCLFGKNVQSPEQLRTLCADLREVLGEHALIALDHEGGAILRPHFWPFVPSAMSLGAAADPALTGEMNAVLARQLRAVGVNWNFAPVLDVNVNPANPVIGERAYGSDPALVTRHGRAALAGHAQEGVAACVKHFPGHGDTFQDSHLTLPRVDRPRTELDAGELAPFRTLLDVTPAVMTAHIIYPALDPQHPATLSRPILTGLLRDEWGYGGVVVTDSMGMQAIDAHYGRGEAGVLALRAGADLVMALGRREAQEATLEAIAAALRAGEMPDAGAKLGRLRALARQYPSHGGPLPDLAADRPAVVEAWARGLTGWRGPVAPPPGSRVRLVAHRTPVRENVSEAGADAETLARDLGTVYDVDLHAFESPDALDWAALGSSDVPVILATTFRHRQPALRGARPDLHLALYNPYAVLDVDAPAVLAYGFRPEARAALLGWLQGDRDLPGTLPFGA; the protein is encoded by the coding sequence GTGACCACACCCGAACCGCTTCCCTCTCCCGGCGCGCTGACGATGGTGGACCTTCCCGGCCCGGTGCTCGATGCCGACACGGCCGCGCATCTGCGGCGCTGGGGCGTGGGCGCGGTATGCCTGTTCGGCAAGAACGTGCAGTCGCCGGAACAGCTCCGGACGCTGTGCGCCGACCTGCGGGAGGTGCTGGGCGAGCACGCCCTCATCGCCCTGGATCACGAGGGTGGAGCCATCCTGCGCCCACACTTCTGGCCTTTCGTGCCGAGTGCCATGAGCCTGGGCGCCGCCGCCGACCCCGCCCTGACCGGGGAGATGAACGCGGTGCTGGCGCGGCAGCTACGGGCCGTGGGGGTCAACTGGAACTTCGCGCCGGTCCTCGACGTGAACGTGAACCCCGCCAACCCGGTGATCGGCGAACGGGCCTACGGGTCCGACCCGGCCCTCGTCACGCGGCATGGCCGGGCGGCGCTGGCCGGCCACGCGCAGGAAGGCGTGGCTGCCTGCGTCAAACACTTTCCGGGGCACGGCGACACCTTCCAGGACAGTCACCTGACCCTGCCGCGCGTGGACCGGCCGCGCACCGAACTGGACGCGGGCGAGCTGGCCCCCTTCCGCACCCTGCTGGACGTGACCCCGGCGGTGATGACCGCCCACATCATCTACCCCGCGCTGGACCCACAGCACCCGGCGACCCTCTCACGGCCTATCCTGACCGGACTGCTGCGCGACGAGTGGGGCTACGGCGGCGTCGTCGTGACCGACAGCATGGGGATGCAGGCCATCGACGCCCACTACGGCCGGGGTGAGGCAGGCGTACTCGCCCTGCGCGCCGGAGCGGATCTGGTCATGGCCCTGGGTCGCCGTGAGGCGCAGGAGGCGACCCTGGAGGCCATCGCAGCGGCGCTCCGGGCGGGCGAGATGCCGGACGCCGGGGCCAAATTGGGTCGCCTGCGCGCGCTGGCCCGGCAGTACCCCTCGCACGGCGGCCCCCTGCCCGACCTCGCGGCCGACCGGCCGGCCGTCGTCGAGGCCTGGGCACGCGGCCTGACCGGGTGGCGCGGCCCGGTGGCCCCACCGCCCGGCTCGCGGGTCCGGCTGGTGGCCCACCGCACCCCTGTGCGCGAGAACGTCAGCGAGGCCGGAGCCGACGCCGAGACCCTGGCCCGCGACCTGGGGACTGTCTACGACGTGGACCTGCATGCCTTCGAATCGCCGGACGCCCTGGATTGGGCGGCCCTGGGAAGCAGCGACGTGCCGGTGATCCTGGCGACCACCTTCCGACACCGGCAACCGGCGCTGCGCGGCGCGCGGCCGGACCTTCACCTCGCTCTGTACAACCCCTACGCCGTGCTGGACGTGGACGCCCCGGCCGTGCTGGCCTACGGCTTCCGGCCCGAAGCCCGCGCGGCGCTGCTGGGCTGGCTGCAGGGCGATCGGGACCTGCCGGGTACGCTGCCCTTCGGGGCATGA
- a CDS encoding transglycosylase domain-containing protein, protein MIFFLRFLKFLTSLIIAALVAGAGVAATYVTKWSRELPDYRQLDSLSLGAETKVFARDNSQLGNLIPRIGDQAISRTIVRLNEISPYMIAALISNEDRRFFEHYGLDPLGIGRQVQRLAQGEEVQGGSTLTNQLVKNTLLLDEYNQARTPDRKIKEWMLSLQVERSFTKSEILQDYLNVIYWGDGGPVELYGIYSAAQAYFRTTPDKLTLAQSAYLTVLVPSAGRYFDYKAMRPYMKAVLNHMVEDKWITHTQADAAWKEKLQPRGWQVSYDAKGNVTGATLVNRRAKELEAARATRAPHFMGQVEQELVKRFGRERVYGTGGLRVYTTLDPKVQAAVETASREARYGYYLGDGQGLPYGSTLAAVVIDPYTADVLGMVGQKLNGNQPPPDWNNAAQGQRQIGSTIKPLLYNTALSQGAEQSLREPDRPISLPCEGCKGGVYEPQNYEGKTSYRDMTIREALDRSLNLVTVRLAQRVGLNNFFAKLRSLDIAPNDGTGYAAALGAVETTPVKMAAAYAPFVNGGLYHAPRYVTRVTDARGEVLYDVSNETNKPNRIWSPQYAWTGLDLIRGVVNDLTERQGGLAGRAKFGDWPVAGKTGTSNGPKDFWFVGTTPLYTGAVWVGKQQGGFMPTTYYSGYVNAPIWRRMMQLAHQGKTVTQFQQPPGITYTPAPDPGYLPNVQLASVLPAYRSGAVADAPEEIRQAPVYRETTFSAGGEDPRTKLVSIDRTTGLIATEFTPPQNIVQRRVEIEQLPGYAPDANPAPLRDETPDPDALKLVRTQASTPAPPAGTQTAPAKTPATP, encoded by the coding sequence TTGATCTTCTTCCTGCGTTTTCTCAAATTCCTGACCTCGCTGATCATCGCGGCGCTGGTCGCCGGAGCGGGCGTGGCCGCGACCTACGTGACCAAGTGGTCGCGTGAGCTGCCCGACTACCGCCAGCTTGACAGCCTCTCGCTGGGCGCCGAGACGAAGGTCTTCGCCCGCGACAACTCGCAGCTCGGCAACCTGATTCCGCGCATCGGGGATCAGGCGATCAGCCGCACCATTGTCCGCCTCAACGAGATCAGCCCCTACATGATCGCGGCCCTGATCAGCAACGAGGACCGGCGCTTTTTCGAGCACTACGGCCTCGACCCGCTGGGGATCGGGCGGCAGGTGCAGCGTCTGGCCCAGGGCGAGGAGGTGCAGGGCGGCTCGACCCTCACCAATCAGCTCGTCAAGAACACCCTGCTGCTTGACGAGTACAACCAGGCCCGCACCCCCGACCGCAAGATCAAGGAGTGGATGCTCAGCCTCCAGGTCGAGCGCAGCTTCACCAAGTCCGAGATCCTCCAGGACTACCTCAACGTCATCTACTGGGGCGACGGCGGACCGGTCGAGCTGTACGGCATCTACTCGGCGGCGCAGGCCTATTTCCGGACCACCCCTGACAAGCTCACCCTGGCCCAGAGCGCCTACCTGACCGTCCTGGTACCCAGCGCGGGCCGTTACTTCGATTACAAGGCGATGCGGCCGTACATGAAGGCGGTCCTGAACCACATGGTCGAGGACAAGTGGATCACGCACACGCAGGCCGACGCCGCCTGGAAGGAAAAACTCCAGCCGCGTGGCTGGCAGGTGAGCTACGACGCCAAAGGTAACGTGACGGGGGCCACCCTCGTGAACCGCCGCGCCAAGGAACTCGAGGCGGCCCGGGCCACCCGCGCGCCGCACTTCATGGGGCAGGTCGAACAGGAGCTCGTCAAGCGGTTCGGGCGCGAGCGGGTCTACGGCACGGGCGGCCTGCGGGTCTACACCACCCTGGACCCCAAGGTGCAGGCGGCGGTCGAGACGGCCAGCCGTGAAGCCCGGTACGGCTACTACCTCGGCGACGGTCAGGGCCTGCCCTACGGCTCGACGCTGGCGGCCGTGGTCATCGACCCCTACACCGCCGACGTTCTGGGCATGGTGGGGCAGAAGCTCAACGGCAACCAGCCGCCGCCCGACTGGAACAACGCCGCGCAGGGCCAGCGCCAGATCGGTTCGACCATCAAGCCGCTGCTGTACAACACGGCGCTTTCGCAGGGCGCCGAACAGAGCCTGCGTGAGCCCGACCGGCCCATCAGCCTGCCGTGCGAGGGCTGCAAGGGCGGGGTCTACGAGCCCCAGAACTACGAGGGCAAGACCTCCTACCGCGACATGACCATCCGCGAGGCGCTCGACCGCTCGCTGAACCTCGTGACCGTGCGCCTCGCGCAGCGCGTCGGCCTGAACAACTTCTTCGCCAAGCTGCGCTCGCTGGACATCGCCCCCAACGACGGTACCGGCTACGCGGCGGCGCTCGGCGCGGTCGAGACCACCCCGGTCAAGATGGCGGCCGCCTACGCGCCCTTCGTGAACGGCGGGCTGTACCACGCGCCGCGCTACGTCACCCGCGTGACCGACGCGCGCGGCGAGGTGCTGTACGACGTGAGCAACGAGACGAACAAGCCCAACCGCATCTGGTCACCGCAGTATGCCTGGACCGGCCTGGACCTGATCCGGGGCGTGGTGAACGACCTTACCGAGCGCCAGGGCGGACTGGCGGGCCGCGCCAAGTTCGGCGACTGGCCCGTGGCCGGCAAGACCGGGACCAGCAACGGCCCCAAGGACTTCTGGTTCGTGGGCACCACGCCGCTCTACACGGGCGCGGTGTGGGTCGGCAAGCAGCAGGGCGGCTTCATGCCGACCACCTACTACTCGGGTTATGTCAACGCGCCCATCTGGCGGCGCATGATGCAGCTCGCGCACCAGGGCAAGACCGTCACCCAGTTCCAGCAGCCCCCCGGTATCACCTACACGCCCGCGCCGGACCCCGGCTACCTGCCCAACGTGCAGCTGGCCAGCGTGCTGCCCGCCTACCGTTCGGGCGCGGTCGCCGACGCCCCCGAGGAAATCCGGCAGGCGCCCGTGTACCGCGAGACCACCTTCTCGGCCGGGGGAGAAGACCCGCGCACCAAGCTCGTGAGCATCGACCGCACGACGGGCCTGATCGCCACCGAGTTCACGCCGCCGCAGAATATCGTGCAGCGCCGCGTGGAGATCGAGCAGTTGCCCGGCTACGCGCCCGACGCCAACCCGGCGCCCCTGCGCGACGAGACGCCCGATCCCGACGCCCTGAAGCTGGTACGCACCCAGGCGAGCACCCCGGCTCCGCCCGCAGGCACCCAGACCGCGCCGGCCAAGACGCCCGCCACCCCCTGA